The Thermoplasmata archaeon genome includes a window with the following:
- a CDS encoding EMC3/TMCO1 family protein, with translation MVSSMRGASNSAPVPSAPGGGGSTVLLMMVMFMILIVIMDPTIRTGLGAAVGGAFTPLLGFGGGYPIWTLFAASLVLVIFTTVVRHFFTDWVAMGRQRHVQKWVSSQYREIRLHGNVTKMKKLNELQAGMMRDSTEAMASQMKTTIVTIVVAIAIFLWLGVFMYSGTTTKVISVPWAGAVDYLKPGPFFHVMPTWILFYMLLSVPLGQVLGAALKVWSFRRKLDATQRASGGKSGTREVGR, from the coding sequence GTGGTAAGCAGCATGCGGGGTGCATCAAATAGCGCGCCGGTACCGAGCGCCCCGGGCGGGGGAGGCTCTACAGTCCTCCTGATGATGGTGATGTTCATGATTCTCATCGTAATCATGGACCCCACGATTCGCACCGGGCTCGGGGCTGCGGTCGGCGGGGCTTTCACGCCGCTACTCGGGTTCGGGGGCGGATACCCGATCTGGACCCTCTTCGCCGCCTCCCTCGTGCTCGTGATCTTCACTACCGTCGTCAGGCACTTCTTCACCGACTGGGTGGCGATGGGGAGGCAGAGGCACGTCCAGAAGTGGGTCTCGAGCCAGTACCGGGAGATTCGGCTACACGGGAATGTTACAAAAATGAAGAAGCTCAACGAGCTCCAGGCCGGGATGATGAGGGACAGCACGGAGGCCATGGCGAGCCAGATGAAAACTACGATAGTAACAATCGTCGTCGCGATAGCGATATTCCTGTGGCTCGGGGTGTTCATGTACTCTGGAACCACAACCAAGGTCATCTCAGTCCCGTGGGCGGGCGCCGTCGACTACCTGAAACCGGGCCCCTTCTTCCACGTCATGCCGACCTGGATACTCTTCTATATGCTGCTCTCGGTCCCCCTCGGGCAGGTGCTCGGCGCCGCCCTGAAGGTCTGGAGCTTCCGGAGAAAACTTGATGCCACCCAACGCGCTTCCGGAGGGAAGAGCGGGACGAGGGAGGTGGGCAGGTGA
- a CDS encoding AAA family ATPase, which translates to MTIITIGGLPGSGKSTVARMLAERLKMEYFNAGDLFRSLASKKGLTLEEFGIFAEKNPSVDQAIDKKVVELAKKDNIIIEGRLAGIMCERNGIKATKVWLEAPLKIRAQRVAEREGKSFDTALAEIQVREKTEWDRYYKIYNIDLNDLTIYNYVIDTAPLGPQEVVEAIMRGLKE; encoded by the coding sequence GTGACGATTATTACTATTGGCGGACTCCCCGGGAGCGGAAAGAGCACCGTCGCCAGAATGCTCGCCGAGAGGCTCAAGATGGAGTACTTCAATGCCGGGGATCTGTTCCGCAGCCTGGCGAGCAAGAAGGGCCTGACGCTGGAGGAGTTCGGGATCTTTGCGGAGAAGAACCCCTCCGTCGACCAGGCGATAGACAAGAAGGTGGTCGAGCTCGCCAAGAAGGACAACATAATCATCGAGGGCCGCCTTGCGGGAATAATGTGCGAGAGGAACGGCATCAAAGCGACCAAGGTATGGCTTGAGGCTCCCCTCAAAATCAGGGCGCAGAGGGTGGCTGAGAGGGAGGGCAAGAGCTTCGACACCGCCCTGGCGGAGATTCAGGTCAGGGAGAAGACAGAGTGGGATCGCTATTATAAAATTTATAATATAGATTTGAACGACCTCACAATATATAATTATGTAATCGACACCGCGCCCCTCGGTCCCCAAGAAGTCGTCGAGGCGATAATGCGCGGCCTGAAGGAGTGA
- a CDS encoding DNA-directed RNA polymerase subunit N — MIIPIRCFTCGKVIGSLYEAYRKRLELGEKPKDVLDSLGVTRYCCRRMIISHADLIDDIMPYS, encoded by the coding sequence ATGATAATACCGATTCGGTGCTTCACCTGCGGAAAAGTGATAGGGTCGCTTTATGAGGCCTATCGAAAGAGGCTCGAGCTCGGGGAGAAGCCGAAGGACGTCCTCGATTCTCTCGGGGTCACGCGCTACTGCTGCCGGAGAATGATAATATCCCACGCGGACCTCATAGACGATATAATGCCCTACAGCTGA
- a CDS encoding uL15 family ribosomal protein has product MPSRTRRFRGSRTHGRGHKAGRGKGKRGGTGNAGLHKHRFKEMLKYCPDHFGRHGFKRPPELQERVRTINIGEVEKRLGSFLLSSAAKDLGGRIQVDLGHLGYDKLLGGGRATLPLTITVPMASARAVEKVRAAGGAVVAEEVTGEETPTKTAAHNPAETGEPAGRAEATNTPQSVQNLRSDKSPKM; this is encoded by the coding sequence ATGCCCAGCAGAACGAGAAGATTCAGGGGGAGCCGGACGCACGGGAGGGGCCACAAGGCGGGCAGGGGGAAGGGGAAGAGGGGCGGCACGGGCAACGCTGGCCTCCACAAGCACCGCTTTAAGGAAATGCTGAAATACTGCCCTGACCACTTCGGCCGCCATGGCTTCAAGAGGCCTCCTGAGCTGCAGGAGAGGGTAAGGACGATAAACATCGGAGAGGTCGAGAAGAGGCTGGGGAGTTTCCTTCTCTCCAGCGCTGCGAAGGATTTAGGGGGGAGAATTCAGGTTGACTTGGGGCACCTTGGCTACGACAAGCTTCTCGGCGGCGGGAGAGCTACCTTGCCACTGACAATCACCGTCCCGATGGCTTCCGCGCGTGCGGTTGAAAAGGTCAGGGCGGCGGGGGGGGCCGTGGTTGCCGAGGAGGTGACGGGCGAGGAGACACCAACCAAGACAGCGGCCCACAATCCAGCGGAGACGGGAGAGCCCGCAGGAAGGGCGGAGGCCACGAATACACCCCAGAGCGTTCAAAACCTCAGGAGCGACAAGAGTCCAAAGATGTGA
- a CDS encoding 30S ribosomal protein S9, which produces MSVRPHVVVGVGRRKTALARATVRMGSGRVRINRIPLELFTPELARLRIQEPLHLAGEAAKGVDIDVKVRGGGVMGQASAARTAIARGLVDFLKDKSLDETFRAYDRSIMVSDVRRKEPKHQLGRGARKKRQKSYR; this is translated from the coding sequence TTGTCGGTGAGGCCTCATGTCGTCGTTGGCGTCGGGCGCCGGAAGACCGCGCTTGCGAGGGCGACAGTGAGGATGGGGAGCGGCCGCGTGAGGATAAACCGAATTCCACTAGAGCTTTTCACCCCGGAACTGGCGCGACTGAGAATTCAAGAGCCCCTCCATCTCGCTGGCGAGGCCGCTAAGGGGGTTGACATCGACGTGAAGGTCAGGGGTGGCGGTGTGATGGGGCAAGCCTCCGCCGCCAGAACCGCGATCGCGCGAGGCCTGGTCGATTTCCTAAAGGACAAAAGCCTCGACGAGACCTTCAGGGCATACGATAGGAGCATCATGGTCAGCGACGTGCGCCGAAAGGAGCCCAAGCACCAGCTCGGGCGAGGCGCGAGAAAGAAAAGGCAGAAGTCCTACAGGTAG
- a CDS encoding 50S ribosomal protein L32e — MAESREKGEEKIAGEGRTGERKKKKRVSEERGAGKEAGKESERRAVKEGEGREEVEDAMERERKEGGKRAVAPAASERGESGEREEKKGVAAAEEAKGKAEETVKEEGEEERLKIEEKAEGGAGRPGRGEKEAEVGSEEVEIEEEEGEEKEKEGEGKEKRPEEKRVHQAKQKPKIDERVRRLLELRARLKRRKPRFIRQEAYNYARLGEKWRRPRGTHSKMRHHMGYRINVVSIGYGGPAGSRGLHPSGFREVLVHNPRELDRVVPETEAVRIAHSVGKNKRMMIMRRASRMGIRVLNPPKMR, encoded by the coding sequence ATGGCGGAGTCCCGGGAGAAGGGTGAAGAAAAAATTGCCGGTGAGGGGAGGACAGGGGAGAGGAAAAAGAAAAAGAGGGTGTCGGAGGAGAGGGGAGCCGGCAAAGAAGCCGGCAAAGAGAGTGAAAGGAGAGCCGTGAAGGAGGGGGAGGGAAGGGAAGAGGTGGAGGACGCCATGGAAAGGGAGAGGAAAGAGGGAGGTAAGAGGGCCGTGGCTCCAGCTGCCAGCGAGAGGGGAGAGAGCGGGGAGAGGGAGGAAAAAAAGGGCGTGGCCGCAGCGGAGGAGGCCAAAGGCAAGGCGGAGGAGACAGTGAAAGAGGAGGGTGAGGAGGAGAGGCTGAAAATAGAGGAGAAAGCTGAGGGCGGGGCGGGGAGGCCAGGGAGAGGGGAAAAGGAGGCGGAGGTGGGGTCTGAGGAGGTGGAGATAGAGGAAGAAGAGGGGGAGGAAAAGGAGAAGGAAGGCGAGGGGAAGGAGAAGAGGCCAGAGGAGAAGAGGGTCCATCAGGCGAAGCAAAAACCCAAGATAGATGAGAGGGTCCGGCGGCTGCTCGAGCTACGTGCACGGCTTAAGCGGAGGAAGCCGAGGTTCATCAGGCAGGAGGCCTATAACTACGCGCGACTGGGCGAGAAGTGGCGCAGGCCGCGAGGCACCCACTCCAAGATGAGGCACCACATGGGCTATCGAATAAATGTGGTATCGATAGGATACGGGGGACCGGCGGGCTCACGAGGCCTACACCCCTCTGGTTTTCGAGAGGTGCTTGTCCATAACCCACGCGAGCTGGACCGCGTCGTTCCAGAGACAGAAGCGGTCCGGATCGCGCACTCGGTGGGAAAGAACAAGAGGATGATGATAATGCGCAGGGCCAGTAGGATGGGTATCCGCGTACTCAACCCGCCGAAGATGAGGTGA
- a CDS encoding 50S ribosomal protein L6, translated as MSIEGMEMVRIPVVQEKIPVPPAVKAELKDSVLTVRGSKGVVSKKFFHPRLRMSLSSGEVTVEARNASRREKALVGTWAAHVHNMIRGVEKPFIYTMKAVYAHFPIKLTVKDGEVVIENFLGERHPRRAKIIGDTKVTIKGQELVLEGPSIEDVGQTAANIEQATYIKNRDPRVFQDGIYITSKGED; from the coding sequence ATGTCTATTGAGGGGATGGAGATGGTCAGAATTCCGGTTGTGCAGGAGAAGATTCCTGTCCCCCCAGCGGTGAAAGCCGAGTTAAAGGATAGTGTGCTCACCGTCAGGGGCTCGAAAGGGGTCGTGTCGAAAAAATTCTTCCACCCAAGGCTCAGGATGAGCCTCTCTTCGGGAGAAGTCACGGTGGAGGCTAGGAACGCCTCGCGCAGAGAGAAGGCGCTGGTCGGGACCTGGGCCGCCCACGTGCACAACATGATTCGAGGGGTGGAGAAACCCTTCATCTACACCATGAAAGCGGTCTATGCACATTTCCCTATAAAGTTGACAGTAAAAGATGGAGAGGTCGTCATCGAGAACTTCCTCGGTGAGAGACACCCGCGCCGGGCGAAGATAATCGGAGACACAAAAGTCACTATAAAGGGGCAGGAGCTCGTCCTGGAAGGGCCCTCCATAGAGGATGTGGGGCAAACTGCCGCCAATATAGAACAGGCGACTTATATTAAAAATAGAGACCCTAGGGTCTTCCAGGATGGAATATATATTACCAGCAAGGGAGAGGATTAA
- the secY gene encoding preprotein translocase subunit SecY: MPEEEGEKKKSLLFKLKPILDRMPAVSKPDGHVKFGTKLWWTFGILVLYFIMTNVMLYGLDREKVVDVFAGFRAIMAGASGSLMHLGIGPIVTGSIIMQLFTGAKIIGLDLTKPEDKAIYQGTQKLLVIIMIFVEAVPQTYGLLTPSASFESSLDRIWPGQGVGLARFIIVMQLFVGSYLVFLMDEVVSKWGIGSGVSLFIAAGVAEQIFIGSVNWAPVSSHLPMSLTNPPAGTIPKTIYLATHMSSSDMTRGGYEIIFIQNPNPMIAFIGTVFIFLITAYAESSSIELPLAHGKVRGARGRYPIRLIYASNIPVILMSALLANINMFALLFWQHPTLSKVPVLGHQWWLGAYTDPDSPTVPQMGLAYYTYQINGVSDWLLPLMNPTAYSAYMKGHNIYQVFAHVVVYLSIMIVGSIMFAKFWIDTTGMGPEDVAKQIERSGMQIPGFRREPRVLKRVLERYIPVVTVISGAAVGALAAFADMIGTVGNASGTGVLLMVGILIRMYEEIGKQKAMEMHPMLRQFFGKD, from the coding sequence ATGCCTGAAGAAGAGGGCGAAAAGAAAAAGAGCCTCCTGTTCAAGCTCAAGCCCATACTTGACAGAATGCCCGCGGTGAGCAAGCCTGACGGCCACGTCAAGTTCGGCACGAAGCTCTGGTGGACCTTCGGAATATTAGTCCTGTACTTCATCATGACCAATGTGATGCTCTATGGTCTGGACCGGGAGAAGGTGGTCGACGTCTTCGCGGGCTTCAGGGCAATAATGGCCGGCGCCAGTGGCTCACTGATGCACTTGGGCATCGGGCCCATTGTGACGGGCTCCATCATCATGCAGCTCTTCACTGGAGCCAAGATAATCGGCCTAGACCTAACGAAGCCTGAGGACAAGGCGATATACCAGGGTACGCAGAAGCTTCTCGTCATCATCATGATATTTGTAGAGGCGGTACCACAGACCTACGGTCTCCTGACCCCGTCCGCGAGCTTTGAGAGCAGCCTCGACAGGATATGGCCGGGTCAGGGGGTGGGGCTGGCGCGCTTCATCATCGTGATGCAGCTTTTCGTCGGCTCCTACCTCGTCTTCCTGATGGACGAGGTGGTCTCGAAGTGGGGCATTGGCAGCGGGGTCTCCCTCTTCATCGCCGCCGGCGTGGCGGAGCAGATATTCATAGGGTCCGTGAACTGGGCCCCGGTGAGCAGCCATCTTCCGATGAGCCTGACCAACCCCCCTGCGGGGACCATTCCCAAAACCATCTACCTCGCGACCCACATGAGCTCCTCGGACATGACGAGAGGGGGCTACGAGATAATATTCATCCAGAACCCCAACCCGATGATAGCGTTCATAGGGACGGTGTTCATATTCCTCATCACCGCCTATGCGGAGTCCTCCAGTATAGAGCTCCCTCTGGCCCACGGAAAGGTCAGGGGCGCCCGCGGGCGCTACCCGATTCGGCTGATATACGCCTCCAATATCCCCGTGATTCTGATGTCGGCGCTGCTCGCCAACATCAACATGTTTGCGCTCCTGTTCTGGCAGCACCCAACGCTGAGCAAAGTCCCGGTCCTAGGCCATCAGTGGTGGTTGGGGGCCTACACCGACCCAGACAGCCCAACAGTGCCCCAGATGGGCCTCGCCTACTATACATATCAAATCAACGGCGTCTCGGACTGGCTTCTGCCATTGATGAACCCCACGGCCTACTCGGCCTACATGAAGGGGCACAACATCTATCAGGTGTTCGCGCACGTCGTCGTATATCTCTCGATTATGATAGTCGGCTCGATCATGTTCGCCAAGTTCTGGATCGATACCACCGGGATGGGCCCGGAGGACGTCGCGAAGCAGATCGAGCGAAGCGGGATGCAGATACCCGGCTTCCGCAGGGAGCCGCGTGTGCTGAAGAGGGTTCTCGAGAGGTACATACCCGTCGTCACGGTGATATCCGGCGCGGCCGTCGGGGCGCTGGCCGCGTTCGCGGACATGATCGGAACGGTGGGCAACGCCTCCGGGACCGGGGTGCTGCTGATGGTCGGCATCTTGATTCGCATGTACGAGGAAATCGGGAAACAGAAGGCGATGGAGATGCACCCGATGCTGCGCCAGTTCTTCGGGAAGGACTAG
- a CDS encoding 50S ribosomal protein L30, whose translation MTFAVVRVRGGVRTRTDVRDTLRMLHLTRQNHLSFVPEDSTHRGMLQKVKDFVTWGEIDEETAFRVLEARGRLEGNRPLTEDYLKANTSYASLRELAAAIASSKASLSGLKGVKPVIRLHPPLGGYENTKKAFRQGGSLGYRGSAICSLILRMLGPSGRPGVESRGGTEVTNSKERRKGAG comes from the coding sequence ATGACCTTTGCGGTGGTCAGGGTGCGCGGGGGCGTCAGGACCAGGACTGACGTCAGAGACACCCTGAGGATGCTACACCTGACGAGGCAAAACCACCTCTCTTTTGTTCCCGAAGACAGCACGCATAGGGGAATGCTGCAGAAGGTAAAGGACTTCGTGACTTGGGGCGAGATAGACGAAGAGACAGCGTTCCGGGTTCTGGAGGCGAGGGGCAGGCTCGAAGGCAACAGACCCCTTACAGAGGACTATCTCAAAGCTAACACCAGCTATGCCTCCCTCCGGGAGCTCGCGGCCGCAATAGCCTCCTCGAAGGCCTCACTATCTGGGCTGAAGGGGGTGAAGCCCGTGATAAGACTTCACCCTCCCCTCGGCGGCTACGAGAACACGAAAAAAGCCTTCAGGCAGGGCGGCTCGCTGGGCTACAGGGGCTCGGCGATTTGCTCATTGATTCTCCGTATGCTCGGGCCGTCTGGGAGGCCCGGTGTCGAGAGTCGGGGCGGGACAGAGGTGACCAACTCAAAAGAGCGAAGGAAGGGGGCAGGGTAA
- a CDS encoding 50S ribosomal protein L19e, whose translation MDLFNQKRIAADILKCGLGRVRLDPTRLEDISEAVTREDIRRLIASGAIKARKKLGTSRVRARYRAAQRKKGRRRGHGHRKGGANARYPRKQRWIDRIRPIRRRLRELRDKGFIDSSSYRTLYRQAKGGMFHNRAHLETQLRLRGLLKTELPVSKKHETRRRRRREAARSVILPSKLEKVNKKEKAKRVEEGPGKMPEPAGAPEVSPADEGSEKGKEA comes from the coding sequence ATGGACCTTTTTAATCAGAAGAGAATCGCGGCCGATATTTTAAAGTGCGGTCTGGGCAGGGTCAGGCTTGACCCCACCAGACTCGAAGACATATCAGAGGCTGTGACGAGGGAGGACATCCGCAGGCTCATTGCCTCGGGGGCTATCAAAGCCCGGAAGAAGCTCGGGACAAGCCGGGTTCGCGCGAGGTACCGGGCCGCCCAGAGAAAGAAGGGCCGGAGGCGTGGCCACGGCCACAGAAAGGGCGGAGCGAACGCCCGCTACCCAAGGAAACAGAGGTGGATCGACAGGATAAGACCCATTCGCCGGAGACTCCGAGAGCTACGGGACAAAGGATTCATAGACAGCTCATCCTACCGAACACTCTACCGACAGGCCAAGGGTGGTATGTTCCATAACCGCGCCCATCTTGAGACACAGCTCAGACTCAGGGGCCTCCTGAAGACGGAGTTACCAGTCTCTAAAAAGCACGAGACGCGCAGGAGGCGGAGGAGGGAGGCGGCTCGGAGCGTGATTCTGCCTAGCAAGCTGGAGAAGGTGAACAAAAAGGAGAAAGCAAAAAGAGTGGAGGAGGGCCCCGGGAAGATGCCCGAGCCAGCCGGCGCCCCGGAGGTCTCACCCGCGGATGAAGGGTCCGAGAAAGGCAAGGAGGCCTGA
- a CDS encoding 50S ribosomal protein L18, protein MAHDCRHRVPYRRRREGKTDYRKRLALLKSGLRRLVVRKSLNHTVVQLVEYDPGGDWILASATTAQLRKLGWTGGTGNVPAAYLAGLLAGRRAFKMDIKEAVLDIGLGSPSKGSRVFASLKGVLDAGVQVPHSKEVLPSEERIRGEHLKKPELVSEFEAVKQRIMAS, encoded by the coding sequence ATGGCTCACGACTGCAGGCACAGGGTTCCGTATCGGAGGAGGCGTGAGGGGAAGACGGACTACCGAAAGCGGCTGGCGCTGCTCAAGTCCGGTCTGAGAAGGCTCGTAGTGCGCAAGAGCCTCAACCACACAGTAGTCCAGCTCGTGGAGTATGACCCCGGAGGCGATTGGATTCTCGCGTCCGCGACAACAGCCCAGCTCAGAAAGCTCGGCTGGACGGGCGGCACGGGTAACGTTCCCGCGGCCTACCTCGCCGGCCTTCTGGCGGGCAGGAGAGCGTTCAAGATGGATATAAAAGAGGCCGTGCTCGACATAGGCCTCGGATCGCCCTCAAAAGGCTCGCGGGTGTTCGCCTCCCTCAAAGGGGTTCTCGACGCGGGCGTGCAGGTGCCCCACTCCAAGGAGGTCCTGCCCTCTGAAGAGAGAATTCGGGGCGAGCATCTTAAAAAGCCCGAACTAGTCAGTGAGTTCGAGGCTGTGAAGCAGAGGATAATGGCCAGCTGA
- a CDS encoding Rab family GTPase, translating to MPITRELVKKVCLIGDPAVGKTSLIRRFVLDQFDDSYLSTIGAKVTKKVRTVELPQQNLRVNLTLMIWDVAGQREYHQFHEMYLRGMEGVLSVGDLTRPATLESMKRSLSLVGKHAGEAPVLFLLNKVDLVDPASVDLTEVYELAKEKRIPVVPTSAKTGLNVEKAFDMLSSMMVNQWLGARRG from the coding sequence TTGCCCATAACCCGCGAGCTCGTGAAGAAGGTCTGCCTCATAGGAGACCCGGCGGTCGGCAAGACGAGTCTCATCCGGCGCTTCGTTCTCGACCAATTCGACGACTCCTACCTCTCAACTATCGGGGCGAAGGTGACGAAGAAAGTCAGGACCGTCGAGCTGCCCCAGCAGAATCTGCGCGTCAATCTGACTCTGATGATATGGGACGTGGCAGGCCAGAGGGAATACCACCAGTTCCACGAGATGTACCTGAGGGGAATGGAGGGTGTGCTCTCGGTGGGCGACCTTACCCGCCCGGCCACGCTCGAGAGCATGAAGCGCTCGCTCTCCCTGGTGGGGAAGCACGCCGGTGAGGCACCGGTCCTGTTTCTCCTAAACAAGGTGGACCTCGTGGACCCCGCCTCCGTTGACCTTACTGAGGTCTACGAGCTAGCGAAGGAGAAGAGAATTCCGGTCGTCCCGACGAGCGCCAAGACCGGCTTGAACGTCGAGAAGGCCTTCGATATGCTCTCGAGCATGATGGTCAATCAATGGCTCGGAGCGCGGCGCGGGTAG
- a CDS encoding 30S ribosomal protein S14, with amino-acid sequence MERRKVFGRKVGCHRCGRKRGIVRRYGMHICRQCFREIAPEIGFKKYK; translated from the coding sequence ATGGAGCGGAGAAAGGTCTTCGGCCGCAAGGTCGGATGCCACCGATGTGGAAGGAAGAGGGGCATCGTGAGGAGGTATGGAATGCACATCTGTAGGCAATGCTTCCGCGAGATAGCCCCCGAGATTGGATTCAAAAAGTACAAGTGA
- a CDS encoding RNA-guided pseudouridylation complex pseudouridine synthase subunit Cbf5 yields the protein MAETQDPSFIQRKRLVRVDYESDPSFGVAPLQRDLNSMLEMGVVVLDKPAGPTSHQVAAWTRDLLGIERAGHGGTLDPGVTGVLPVTLGRATKAVGALLYASKEYICYMKLHRDVREEKVRAVLSEFEDEIFQVPPVRSAVKRQQRSRRIYSLKVLELDGRDVLFRVSCQAGTYIRTLCQDVGEVLGVGAHMQELRRVRTARFTEDTAVTLHDLKDAFVFWKEGSEKELRRILLPMESLLQHLPAVVVRDGAVDALCHGARLAVPGIVALDSGIQKGDKVVVLTAKGEGIALGRAEMTSEAMLELNQGIAVTTERVFMPPGTYPKGWRSSGAA from the coding sequence ATGGCAGAAACGCAGGACCCTTCTTTCATTCAGAGGAAGAGGCTAGTCAGAGTTGATTACGAGAGCGACCCCTCATTCGGCGTTGCTCCACTTCAGCGAGATTTGAACTCCATGCTCGAGATGGGGGTGGTGGTGCTCGACAAACCTGCCGGGCCCACGAGCCATCAGGTCGCGGCGTGGACGAGGGACCTTCTGGGCATAGAGAGGGCGGGACACGGCGGGACCCTCGACCCCGGAGTCACGGGAGTGCTTCCGGTGACGCTGGGACGCGCGACCAAGGCCGTCGGGGCTCTGCTCTACGCCAGCAAGGAATACATCTGCTACATGAAACTCCACAGGGACGTCAGGGAGGAGAAGGTCAGGGCTGTTCTCTCGGAATTCGAGGACGAAATCTTTCAGGTCCCCCCGGTTCGCTCTGCGGTTAAGCGCCAGCAGCGCTCGAGGAGAATCTACTCGCTCAAAGTGCTCGAGCTAGACGGCCGGGACGTGCTCTTCAGGGTCTCCTGCCAGGCCGGAACATACATAAGGACACTCTGCCAGGACGTCGGTGAGGTGCTCGGCGTTGGCGCCCACATGCAGGAGCTGCGAAGGGTCCGTACGGCGCGGTTCACTGAAGATACAGCCGTGACGCTTCACGACTTGAAGGATGCCTTCGTGTTCTGGAAAGAGGGCAGCGAGAAAGAGCTGCGCCGGATTCTCCTTCCGATGGAGAGCCTTCTCCAGCACCTCCCCGCAGTGGTGGTCAGGGACGGCGCCGTCGACGCTCTGTGCCATGGCGCGCGGCTCGCTGTTCCGGGGATTGTGGCCCTCGACAGTGGGATTCAGAAGGGCGACAAGGTAGTGGTGCTGACGGCGAAGGGGGAGGGTATAGCCTTGGGGAGGGCGGAGATGACTTCGGAGGCCATGCTCGAGCTCAATCAGGGAATCGCCGTGACCACCGAGAGGGTTTTTATGCCCCCCGGGACCTATCCGAAGGGCTGGAGGAGCTCCGGGGCAGCCTAG
- a CDS encoding 30S ribosomal protein S5: METRRVERRKEPVTDWKPKTKLGRLVKEGKITSMSEALASGLPLREPEIVDILLPNLEDEVLAVNMVQRMTDSGRRIKFAITTVVGNCDGYIGLGHVKGKEVGQAIRKSIDEAKLNIIEIKRGCGSWQCGCMKPHTLPFVVRGKSGSVEVCFMPAPRGVGLAVGSVAKHILRLAGVKDAWSLTDGKTRTTVNLARAAFDALKSTARTKVSPEQAQRLKILSGPSGVVGVTPVEEGGAVGEEMEPGELDAPESEGEAGGEGR, translated from the coding sequence ATGGAGACGAGAAGGGTGGAGAGGAGGAAGGAGCCCGTCACCGACTGGAAGCCCAAGACCAAGCTGGGCAGGCTGGTCAAGGAGGGGAAAATAACCTCGATGTCTGAGGCGTTAGCCAGCGGCCTTCCGCTCAGGGAGCCAGAGATAGTTGACATCCTACTCCCGAACCTCGAAGACGAGGTGCTGGCGGTGAACATGGTCCAGAGGATGACCGACTCAGGCCGCAGAATCAAGTTCGCCATAACCACTGTTGTCGGAAACTGCGACGGCTATATAGGGCTCGGTCATGTCAAAGGAAAGGAGGTTGGTCAGGCGATACGCAAGTCCATTGATGAGGCAAAGCTCAACATAATAGAAATCAAAAGGGGGTGCGGTTCGTGGCAGTGCGGCTGCATGAAGCCCCACACGCTCCCCTTCGTGGTCAGGGGGAAGAGCGGGAGCGTGGAGGTGTGCTTCATGCCTGCGCCGAGGGGCGTCGGCCTCGCCGTGGGTAGTGTCGCAAAGCACATCTTAAGACTCGCTGGCGTAAAGGATGCCTGGTCGCTAACCGACGGAAAGACCAGGACCACGGTCAATCTAGCGAGAGCGGCCTTCGACGCGCTTAAGAGCACTGCCAGAACAAAGGTGAGCCCGGAGCAGGCCCAGCGCTTAAAAATTCTCTCGGGACCCAGCGGCGTGGTGGGGGTGACCCCGGTTGAGGAGGGTGGCGCGGTAGGCGAGGAGATGGAGCCCGGAGAGCTGGACGCTCCGGAGAGCGAAGGCGAGGCGGGAGGTGAGGGCAGATGA
- a CDS encoding 30S ribosomal protein S8 has protein sequence MQHDPLSDAMSIIKNAERAGKRECYIKPSSKLIGRVLRVMMESGYIKEFEAIPDGRGGKFRVRLTGNINDCGVVRPRYSVRKQEFEKWESRFLPAQDFGVLIVTTTKGVMSHFKAKELGTGGKLLAYVY, from the coding sequence ATGCAGCACGACCCGCTATCTGACGCCATGTCGATTATCAAGAATGCCGAGAGGGCAGGTAAGAGGGAGTGCTACATCAAGCCCTCGTCCAAGCTCATCGGCAGGGTACTGAGGGTGATGATGGAGAGCGGATATATCAAGGAGTTCGAAGCGATTCCCGACGGCAGAGGTGGCAAGTTCAGGGTGCGCCTAACAGGGAACATAAATGACTGCGGCGTGGTCAGGCCGCGATACTCCGTAAGGAAGCAGGAATTCGAGAAATGGGAGAGCCGGTTCCTTCCGGCGCAGGACTTCGGCGTGCTGATCGTAACCACCACCAAGGGAGTGATGTCTCACTTCAAGGCCAAGGAGCTCGGGACGGGAGGGAAGCTCCTGGCCTATGTCTATTGA